The proteins below are encoded in one region of Sporosarcina sp. FSL K6-1508:
- a CDS encoding type II toxin-antitoxin system PemK/MazF family toxin yields MAIKRGDVFFADLSPVVGSEQGGTRPVLVIQNDIGNRFSPTVIIAAITAQIQKAKLPTHVEIDAVRYGFERDSVILLEQVRTIDKSRLTDKITHLDEFLMEQVDEALEVSFGLIKF; encoded by the coding sequence TTGGCAATAAAACGTGGAGACGTCTTTTTTGCAGATCTGTCGCCTGTAGTTGGTTCTGAACAGGGAGGAACGAGACCGGTCCTTGTCATTCAAAATGATATAGGAAATCGATTTAGTCCGACAGTTATCATTGCGGCAATTACTGCGCAAATCCAAAAAGCGAAATTGCCTACACATGTTGAAATCGATGCGGTGCGATATGGTTTCGAGCGGGATTCAGTTATTCTGCTCGAACAGGTCCGCACGATCGACAAGTCGCGGCTTACCGATAAGATTACACACCTAGATGAATTTTTGATGGAACAGGTCGATGAAGCACTTGAAGTAAGTTTTGGCCTTATCAAATTCTGA